A genomic segment from Longimicrobium sp. encodes:
- a CDS encoding peptidase domain-containing ABC transporter: MSSSILRARPRLKPTFPSLRQFDAMDCGPTCVRMVASHHGKRFSQREMRARACIDRGGVSLLGIAYAAEAVGFRTLSVRTTLAALGGEAPLPCIVHWRQNHFVVVHRVTRDRVYVADPADGELSYTHEEFTRGWLHDGGAASDRGVALLLEPTPAFYEQDDAGDNSRAGLRFLLGYVRSYRGLFTQVALGMMVASLLQLVFPFLTQALVDHGIGHQDIGFVNVVLLAQLALLASRTSVEFIRNRILFHVGTRIYVSIISDFLAKLLRLPVPFFDTRHVGDILQRVQDHTRIQQFLTGTILQTLFSVMTLTVFSVVLAVYSWAIFGVFAVGSALYVVYSLLFLKRRKELDYQKFAEQARTQSALVELVGGISEIKLANAEQQKRWAWERIQARLFRVNLKSLSLGQFEDGGSIAINEMKNIFITFLGAKLVIDGELTLGMLLAVQYILGQLNGPLGQLVAIVHNAQDARISAERLGELHGHPDEEEPGEKIVDLPEEGSISLRGVGFGYGGALGEEVLKDVEMEIPDGKVTAIVGASGSGKTTLLKLLLKFYNPSRGDIAVGGSALGTLSARSWRSQCGAVLQDGQLFSDTIAGNIAVGEDTVDQRRLLHAVTVANIREYVETLPLGYNTRVGRDGLGMSQGQKQRLLIARAVYKQPKYLLFDEATSALDANNEKAIMGRLQDEFRGRTVVIVAHRLSTVKNADQIVVLDRGRVVERGTHEDLAALRGHYYTLVKNQLELGS; the protein is encoded by the coding sequence ATGTCCTCCTCCATACTGCGCGCCCGCCCGCGCCTGAAGCCCACCTTTCCCTCGCTCCGCCAGTTCGACGCGATGGACTGCGGCCCCACCTGCGTGCGCATGGTGGCCAGCCACCACGGCAAGCGCTTCAGCCAGCGCGAGATGCGGGCGCGCGCCTGCATCGACCGCGGCGGCGTCTCGCTGCTGGGCATCGCCTACGCGGCCGAGGCGGTGGGCTTCCGCACCCTTTCCGTGCGCACCACGCTGGCCGCGCTGGGGGGCGAGGCGCCTCTTCCCTGCATCGTTCACTGGCGGCAGAACCACTTCGTGGTGGTGCACCGGGTGACGCGCGACCGGGTGTACGTGGCGGACCCCGCCGACGGCGAGCTCAGCTACACGCACGAGGAGTTCACGCGCGGCTGGCTCCACGACGGAGGTGCCGCCAGCGACCGCGGCGTGGCGCTGCTGCTGGAGCCCACGCCGGCGTTCTACGAGCAGGACGACGCGGGCGACAACAGCCGCGCCGGCCTGCGCTTCCTGCTGGGCTACGTGCGCAGCTACCGCGGTCTGTTCACGCAGGTGGCGCTGGGGATGATGGTGGCGAGCCTGCTGCAGCTCGTCTTCCCCTTCCTTACGCAGGCGCTGGTGGACCATGGGATCGGGCACCAGGACATCGGCTTCGTGAACGTGGTGCTGCTGGCGCAGCTCGCGCTGCTCGCCAGCCGCACGTCGGTGGAGTTCATCCGCAATCGCATCCTGTTCCACGTGGGGACGCGCATCTACGTCTCCATCATATCCGACTTCCTGGCCAAGCTGCTGCGCCTGCCGGTCCCCTTCTTCGACACGCGCCACGTGGGCGACATCCTGCAGCGTGTGCAGGACCACACCCGCATCCAGCAGTTCCTTACCGGCACCATCCTGCAGACGCTCTTCTCGGTAATGACGCTGACGGTGTTCAGCGTGGTGCTGGCGGTGTACAGCTGGGCAATCTTTGGGGTGTTCGCGGTGGGGAGCGCGCTCTACGTGGTGTACTCGCTCCTCTTCCTCAAGCGGCGCAAGGAGCTGGACTACCAGAAGTTCGCGGAGCAGGCCCGCACGCAGAGCGCGCTGGTGGAGCTGGTGGGCGGGATCAGCGAGATCAAGCTGGCCAACGCGGAGCAGCAGAAGCGGTGGGCGTGGGAGCGCATCCAGGCGCGGCTCTTTCGCGTGAACCTCAAGTCCCTCTCGCTCGGCCAGTTCGAGGACGGCGGCTCCATCGCCATCAACGAGATGAAGAACATCTTCATCACCTTCCTGGGCGCCAAGCTGGTGATCGACGGCGAGCTGACGCTGGGAATGCTGCTGGCGGTGCAGTACATCCTGGGCCAGCTCAACGGCCCGCTGGGGCAGCTCGTCGCCATCGTGCACAACGCGCAGGACGCGCGCATCTCGGCCGAGCGGCTGGGCGAGCTGCACGGGCACCCGGACGAGGAGGAGCCGGGCGAGAAGATCGTGGATCTGCCGGAGGAAGGCTCCATCTCGCTGCGCGGCGTGGGCTTCGGCTACGGCGGCGCGCTGGGCGAGGAGGTGCTCAAGGACGTGGAGATGGAGATCCCCGACGGCAAGGTGACCGCCATCGTGGGCGCCAGCGGGAGCGGAAAGACGACGCTGCTTAAGCTGCTGCTGAAGTTCTACAACCCGTCGCGCGGCGACATCGCGGTGGGGGGGAGCGCCCTGGGCACCCTCTCGGCCCGCAGCTGGCGCAGCCAGTGCGGCGCGGTGCTCCAGGACGGGCAGCTCTTCTCCGACACCATCGCGGGGAACATCGCGGTGGGCGAGGACACGGTGGACCAGCGCCGCCTCCTCCACGCGGTGACGGTGGCGAACATCCGCGAGTACGTGGAAACGCTGCCTCTGGGCTACAACACGCGCGTGGGCCGCGACGGGCTGGGGATGAGCCAGGGGCAGAAGCAGCGCCTCCTGATCGCCCGGGCCGTCTACAAGCAGCCCAAGTACCTGCTGTTCGACGAGGCCACCAGCGCGCTGGACGCCAACAACGAGAAGGCGATCATGGGGCGGCTGCAGGACGAGTTCCGCGGGCGCACGGTGGTGATCGTGGCGCACCGGCTGAGCACGGTGAAGAACGCCGACCAGATCGTGGTGCTGGACCGCGGGCGCGTGGTGGAGCGCGGCACGCACGAAGATCTCGCCGCGCTGCGCGGCCACTACTACACGCTGGTGAAGAACCAACTCGAGCTTGGGAGCTGA
- the gwsS gene encoding grasp-with-spasm system SPASM domain peptide maturase, which produces MLHEDKPFVLFANCVPVRGARRSTICDLQRGRVHPVPNGLHEVVTAGRGRTLAELRCIYGPAAAETLEEYFTFLLENELGFWCDDPDAFPDLDLSWDHPGLVSNAIVDVGPASDHDFASLVRQLDGLGCRALELRVFAPWPLARLDAALAEAAGSRLRTIEVVFPWSDEWSAQEMAELVFRHQRVSSMLVHSAPQGRTQEFRRGDTPVHYTTQAIDHHSHCGQVHPAVFAVNMGAFTEASTANSCLNRKISVDEYGEIRNCPSMPRAFGNAARVPLATALEADGFRQHWGVTKDQVATCRDCEFRYVCTDCRAWVRDPADALSKPARCSYDPYTAEWGGDPAPFPASAPAAAR; this is translated from the coding sequence ATGCTCCACGAAGACAAGCCGTTCGTGCTGTTCGCCAACTGCGTTCCCGTGCGCGGCGCCCGGCGCAGCACCATCTGCGACCTGCAGCGCGGCCGCGTGCACCCCGTCCCCAACGGGCTGCACGAGGTGGTCACGGCGGGGCGCGGACGCACACTGGCGGAGCTGCGCTGCATCTACGGGCCCGCCGCGGCCGAGACGCTGGAGGAGTACTTCACCTTCCTCCTGGAAAACGAGCTGGGCTTCTGGTGCGACGACCCGGACGCCTTTCCCGACCTGGACCTCTCGTGGGACCACCCGGGGCTGGTGAGCAACGCCATCGTGGACGTAGGCCCCGCATCGGACCACGACTTCGCTTCGCTGGTCCGCCAGCTGGACGGGCTGGGGTGCCGGGCGCTGGAGCTGCGCGTGTTCGCCCCGTGGCCGCTCGCCCGGCTGGACGCGGCGCTGGCCGAGGCCGCCGGCAGCCGCCTGCGCACCATCGAGGTGGTCTTTCCCTGGTCCGACGAGTGGAGCGCGCAGGAGATGGCGGAGCTGGTGTTCCGCCACCAGCGCGTGTCGTCCATGCTGGTGCACTCGGCCCCCCAGGGGCGCACGCAGGAGTTCAGGCGGGGCGACACGCCGGTGCACTACACCACGCAGGCGATCGACCACCACTCGCACTGCGGGCAGGTGCACCCGGCCGTCTTCGCCGTCAACATGGGCGCATTCACCGAGGCGAGCACGGCCAACTCGTGCCTCAACCGCAAGATCTCGGTAGACGAGTACGGCGAGATCCGCAACTGCCCGTCGATGCCCCGCGCGTTCGGCAACGCGGCGCGGGTGCCGCTCGCCACCGCGCTGGAGGCCGACGGCTTCCGCCAGCACTGGGGAGTGACCAAGGACCAGGTGGCGACGTGCCGCGACTGCGAGTTCCGCTACGTGTGCACCGACTGCCGCGCCTGGGTGCGCGACCCCGCCGACGCCCTCAGCAAGCCGGCCCGCTGCAGCTACGACCCGTATACGGCGGAGTGGGGCGGAGACCCCGCCCCCTTCCCCGCCAGCGCGCCCGCCGCGGCGCGCTGA
- the gwsG gene encoding grasp-with-spasm system ATP-grasp peptide maturase, whose protein sequence is MILVLSQAAYEATTDVVQDWIEHLGGDATRLNGEDLTEGGAFAVRLGPGRDDLRLQVGGREIGGAEVGAVWRRRWHTLRGVGALPDTTPELRQLAQRHLASEVHAVSQSVFALMEEQPWLSRPVAVNKVRALRLARRAGLEIPETLVTNQRAEVLAFIDEHGDAITKCASDGEMFPDEEGRSWATYTSVVTRDDALALPEAFFPSLLQARVEKNCELRVFYLDGECWPMAIFSQADEQTAVDFRLYNHVHPNRNVPYRLPADVEAAVHRFMAEMRLETGSLDLIRTPDGRHVFLEVNPVGQFAMVAEPCNYPLYRRVAEYLIRTEAQ, encoded by the coding sequence ATGATCTTGGTTTTGAGCCAGGCGGCGTACGAGGCCACCACCGACGTAGTGCAGGACTGGATCGAGCACCTGGGCGGCGACGCCACGCGCCTGAACGGCGAAGACCTCACCGAGGGCGGCGCGTTCGCCGTGCGGTTGGGCCCCGGCCGCGACGACCTGCGGCTGCAGGTGGGCGGCCGCGAGATCGGCGGCGCAGAGGTCGGCGCGGTGTGGCGGCGCCGGTGGCACACGCTGCGTGGGGTGGGAGCCCTGCCCGACACGACGCCCGAGCTCCGGCAGCTGGCGCAGCGCCACCTGGCCTCCGAGGTCCACGCCGTCTCGCAGTCCGTGTTCGCGCTGATGGAGGAGCAGCCCTGGCTCTCCCGCCCCGTGGCCGTGAACAAGGTGCGCGCGCTGCGGCTCGCGCGGCGCGCCGGGCTGGAGATCCCCGAAACGCTGGTGACCAACCAGCGCGCCGAGGTGCTGGCCTTCATCGACGAGCACGGCGACGCCATCACCAAGTGCGCCAGCGACGGCGAGATGTTTCCCGACGAAGAGGGGCGAAGCTGGGCCACCTACACCTCGGTGGTGACCCGCGACGACGCGCTCGCGCTTCCGGAAGCCTTCTTCCCCTCGCTGCTGCAGGCGCGCGTGGAAAAGAACTGCGAGCTGCGCGTCTTCTACCTGGACGGCGAGTGCTGGCCGATGGCGATCTTCTCGCAGGCCGACGAGCAGACCGCGGTGGACTTCCGCCTCTACAACCACGTCCACCCCAACCGCAACGTCCCCTACCGCCTGCCGGCGGACGTGGAAGCGGCGGTGCACCGCTTCATGGCCGAGATGCGCCTGGAGACGGGGTCGCTGGACCTGATCCGCACGCCGGACGGGCGGCACGTCTTTCTTGAAGTGAACCCGGTGGGGCAGTTCGCGATGGTGGCGGAGCCCTGCAACTACCCGCTGTACCGGCGCGTCGCCGAGTACCTGATCCGCACGGAGGCCCAGTGA